The Daucus carota subsp. sativus chromosome 7, DH1 v3.0, whole genome shotgun sequence genome window below encodes:
- the LOC135147947 gene encoding uncharacterized protein LOC135147947 — MAVGKVRTPATPTPTPTATPNVTPTPSVTPTATPNVTPTPSVIPTATPNVAPTPGATPTPCVPPIDLAFLERDPGLRRPIWKYPPNVQDDIRLEYIRLGPCQPQLRKEQYPPTQFGNASSQVAFTVDGFRCWKRVNDNNKCSFLVHVGTPNSAHGKSVKSLEGLQNVTRHIDKVINSQSLKEVKKNRLRLRTTIKSVLWLTLQACALRGHDESSTSRNRGNLTEMIKLMGRMNVDISNIVLENAPKNAMYIAPTIQKDIQYILASKVRKKICDEIGRFKFCILVDEAIDASRKEQMAIVLRFVDVHGVIRERFFDIVNVSDTTSATLKKEVSDVLTQNNLSIYDMRGQGYDGASNMRGAFNGLQALFLKDCPYAYYVHCFAHRLQLALVGAVEKQDSIWDFFPMLSNAVNVVTSSSKRLSELQIAHGIEVDHSLASRERETGRGLNHIGNLQRAGSTRWSSHFKSICSLIDKYSSILTVLESIITCSTSSNSMRGEARGSLNALKSFKFIFVLYLMHKIMGITNLLCRALQTKSIDILNVVDLVATTKELLQSLRADGFDVLLEYVISVCEKFKIDVPDMNSRYMDNIHSVRQRDDISIEHHYHYNIFNSAIDYQVEELNYRFNDNAVELLRLSSSLESKNNFSLFDIEQICTLASTFYPADFSQQEMYYLKLQLDHYKIDVIRLLDFRIFLQSLSYVYD, encoded by the exons atggcagttggcaaagtgcg TACTCCTGCAACTCCAACTCCAACTCCCACGGCTACTCCTAACGTGACTCCCACTCCTAGTGTGACTCCTACGGCTACTCCTAACGTGACTCCTACTCCTAGTGTGATTCCTACAGCTACTCCTAATGTGGCTCCTACTCCTGGTGCGACTCCTACACCTTGTGTCCCTCCTATTGATCTTGCATTTCTTGAACGTGATCCCGGGTTACGTCGTCCGATTTGGAAGTATCCACCTAATGTACAAGATGACATTAGACTTGAATACATTAGATTGGGACCATGTCAACCTCAATTAAGGAAAGAGCAATATCCACCTACTCAATTTGGAA ATGCATCTAGTCAAGTGGCATTTACTGTTGATGGATTTAGATGTTGGAAAAGAGTGAATGATAATAACAAATGTTCTTTCTTGGTACACGTTGGAACTCCTAATTCAGCACATGGCAAGTCAGTCAAATCTCTTGAAGGGTTGCAGAATGTCACAAGGCATATTGACAAGGTCATAAATTCTCAATCTTTGAAAGAGGTAAAGAAAAATAGACTGAGATTGAGAACTACTATAAAGTCTGTTTTATGGTTAACTTTGCAAGCATGTGCATTACGGGGTCATGATGAATCATCCACTTCTCGCAACAGAGGTAATCTTACTGAGATGATTAAACTTATGGGAAGAATGAATGTTGATATTTCAAATATTGTTTTGGAAAATGCACCAAAGAATGCTATGTACATTGCTCCAACAATACAAAAAGATATTCAGTATATCCTTGCTTCTAAAGTGAGAAAGAAAATTTGTGATGAGATAGGAAGATTTAAGTTTTGCATTTTAGTTGATGAAGCAATAGATGCATCACGTAAAGAACAAATGGCTATCGTGCTTAGGTTTGTTGATGTTCATGGTGTCATACGTGAACGATTTTTTGATATTGTTAATGTGTCTGACACAACATCAGCAACTCTTAAGAAAGAAGTATCTGATGTTCTTACACAGAATAACTTGAGCATTTATGACATGAGAGGTCAGGGATATGATGGTGCTAGTAATATGCGTGGGGCATTTAATGGATTACAAGCATTATTTCTTAAAGATTGCCCATATGCTTATTATGTACATTGTTTTGCTCACCGTTTACAGCTAGCATTGGTTGGAGCTGTTGAGAAACAGGATTCTATATGGGATTTTTTTCCTATGTTGTCTAATGCTGTGAATGTTGTTACTAGTTCTTCTAAACGTCTGTCAGAGTTACAGATAGCACATGGCATTGAGGTTGATCATTCTTTGGCTAGTAGGGAACGTGAGACTGGGAGGGGACTTAATCATATTGGAAATTTACAACGTGCAGGATCTACCAGGTGGAGCTCTCACTTTAAATCTATTTGTAGTTTGATTGATAAGTATAGTTCAATACTCACTGTGTTGGAAAGCATTATTACTTGTAGTACATCTTCGAACTCTATGCGTGGAGAAGCTAGAGGCTCTCTAAATGCACTTAAATCATTCAAGTTTATATTTGTACTCTACTTGATGCATAAGATCATGGGCATCACAAATTTGCTTTGTCGAGCCTTACAAACTAAATCAATTGATATCTTGAATGTCGTGGATTTAGTTGCAACAACAAAAGAATTGCTACAATCTTTGAGAGCTGATGGGTTTGATGTTCTTTTGGAATATGTTATATCAGTTTGcgaaaaattcaaaattgatgTACCGGATATGAATTCTCGTTATATGGATAATATCCATTCAGTGAGACAAAGAGATGATATATCAATTGAGCATCATtatcattataatatatttaattctgCTATTGATTATCAGGTGGAAGAGTTGAACTACAGGTTTAATGATAATGCAGTGGAGCTTTTGAGATTGAGTTCATCATTGGAATCGAAGAATAATTTTAGTTTGTTTGACATTGAGCAGATTTGTACCCTTGCTAGTACCTTTTATCCTGCTGATTTTAGTCAACAAGAGATGTACTATCTGAAACTCCAACTTGATCATTACAAGATTGATGTGATTAGGCTGCTAGATTTCAGAATTTTTCTACAATCTCTGAGTTATGTGTACGACTAA
- the LOC108194237 gene encoding uncharacterized protein LOC108194237 isoform X2 yields MGRGPTTRSRANVGSKTTEDGSDKEPTHHSVQPTTVANPLIEIPQADDGNGSMTAFLALRKRQQEEAKKEKEEKEKLEKERVEKKKALADASKKVVQESMPEIEEGDEEVVVPYRPRGKTRMDKVHTRSFEQRIVIGMNELGQPITENDKVLSELSSFLGTLAKRCVPLTYVTWRKVPKNLKETMWNYVKARYIIPDELESWAIETIHASWRGYKCRTKAAHYTAFETDEIRLQNRPDDIPLERFKLLLEYWNDESIQDKARKNSNSRKSYTETHTLGPKSIAQLRHKMKKNAPDESEPCDAEVFVKTRTRDAGREYKTSTKTMKKKIDKINKKINSGEAADEMLLDKEHGPTWLLGRCKKPQKLSAAAPTDTYVKELTTKIKEGLAAEVEEKVKKIQEEVDEQVNRKVQQNLASVLKKLGEANPFTIDVTELCAHVASDNDDGTPMTKGTSF; encoded by the exons ATGGGACGTGGACCAACAACACGTTCTCGAGCCAATGTTGGAAGCAAGACAACTGAGGATGGAAGCGATAAGGAACCGACGCATCATTCGGTACAACCAACAACAGTTGCAAATCCATTAATTGAGATACCCCAAGCAGATGATGGAAATGGTTCAATGACTGCTTTTTTGGCTCTCCGGAAACGCCAACAAGAGGAagctaaaaaggaaaaagaagaaaaagaaaagctcGAAAAAGAAAGAGTTGAAAAGAAAAAAGCTCTTGCAGATGCAAGTAAAAAGGTTGTTCAAGAATCTATGCCTGAAATAGAAGAGGGCGATGAAGAAG TTGTAGTTCCATACCGCCCAAGAGGAAAGACAAGAATGGATAAAGTTCATACAAGAAGTTTTGAGCAGAGAATTGTGATTGGGATGAATGAGCTGGGCCAACCCATAACAGAAAATGACAAGGTACTCTCTGAGCTGAGTAGCTTTTTGGGAACACTGGCCAAGCGATGTGTGCCACTGACTTATGTAACTTGGCGCAAAGTTCCTAAAAATTTGAAGGAAACTATGTGGAATTATGTCAAG GCCCGCTATATTATTCCCGATGAACTGGAAAGTTGGGCAATTGAGACAATTCATGCATCCTGGAGGGGGTATAAGTGTCGAACTAAGGCAGCGCATTATACAGCTTTTGAAACTGATGAAATTAGGCTACAAAATAGGCCTGATGATATTCCACTTGAGAGGTTCAAATTGCTGTTGGAATATTGGAATGATGAAAGTATTCAG GATAAAGCCAGGAAAAATTCAAATAGCCGCAAGTCATATACCGAGACTCACACTCTTGGTCCTAAAAGTATCGCACAGCTTCGACACAAAATG aaaaagaATGCCCCAGATGAGTCTGAACCATGTGATGCAGAGGTTTTTGTGAAAACTCGGACTCGTGATGCAGGACGCGAGTACAAGACCAGTactaaaacaatgaaaaagaaaatt gataaaattaacaaaaaaatcaattccgGGGAGGCTGCTGATGAAATGCTTTTGGATAAAGAGCATGGCCCGACTTGGCTCTTAGGGAGATGCAAGAAGCCGCAAAAACTATCAGCTGCTGCTCCAACGGATACATATGTCAAAGAATTGACAACAAAAATTAAGGAAGGCCTTGCTGCTGAAGTCGAGGAAAAAGTGAAGAAAATCCAAGAAGAGGTAGATGAGCAGGTAAACAGGAAGGTGCAACAAAATTTGGCATCGGTCCTTAAGAAACTTGGTGAAGCAAACCCGTTCACAATTGATGTTACAGAGCTGTGTGCACATGTGGCCAGTGACAATGACGATGGCACACCAATGACTAAAGGCACCAGCTTCTAG
- the LOC108194237 gene encoding uncharacterized protein LOC108194237 isoform X3, which produces MGRGPTTRSRANVGSKTTEDGSDKEPTHHSVQPTTVANPLIEIPQADDGNGSMTAFLALRKRQQEEAKKEKEEKEKLEKERVEKKKALADASKKVVQESMPEIEEGDEEVPYRPRGKTRMDKVHTRSFEQRIVIGMNELGQPITENDKVLSELSSFLGTLAKRCVPLTYVTWRKVPKNLKETMWNYVKARYIIPDELESWAIETIHASWRGYKCRTKAAHYTAFETDEIRLQNRPDDIPLERFKLLLEYWNDESIQDKARKNSNSRKSYTETHTLGPKSIAQLRHKMKKNAPDESEPCDAEVFVKTRTRDAGREYKTSTKTMKKKIDKINKKINSGEAADEMLLDKEHGPTWLLGRCKKPQKLSAAAPTDTYVKELTTKIKEGLAAEVEEKVKKIQEEVDEQVNRKVQQNLASVLKKLGEANPFTIDVTELCAHVASDNDDGTPMTKGTSF; this is translated from the exons ATGGGACGTGGACCAACAACACGTTCTCGAGCCAATGTTGGAAGCAAGACAACTGAGGATGGAAGCGATAAGGAACCGACGCATCATTCGGTACAACCAACAACAGTTGCAAATCCATTAATTGAGATACCCCAAGCAGATGATGGAAATGGTTCAATGACTGCTTTTTTGGCTCTCCGGAAACGCCAACAAGAGGAagctaaaaaggaaaaagaagaaaaagaaaagctcGAAAAAGAAAGAGTTGAAAAGAAAAAAGCTCTTGCAGATGCAAGTAAAAAGGTTGTTCAAGAATCTATGCCTGAAATAGAAGAGGGCGATGAAGAAG TTCCATACCGCCCAAGAGGAAAGACAAGAATGGATAAAGTTCATACAAGAAGTTTTGAGCAGAGAATTGTGATTGGGATGAATGAGCTGGGCCAACCCATAACAGAAAATGACAAGGTACTCTCTGAGCTGAGTAGCTTTTTGGGAACACTGGCCAAGCGATGTGTGCCACTGACTTATGTAACTTGGCGCAAAGTTCCTAAAAATTTGAAGGAAACTATGTGGAATTATGTCAAG GCCCGCTATATTATTCCCGATGAACTGGAAAGTTGGGCAATTGAGACAATTCATGCATCCTGGAGGGGGTATAAGTGTCGAACTAAGGCAGCGCATTATACAGCTTTTGAAACTGATGAAATTAGGCTACAAAATAGGCCTGATGATATTCCACTTGAGAGGTTCAAATTGCTGTTGGAATATTGGAATGATGAAAGTATTCAG GATAAAGCCAGGAAAAATTCAAATAGCCGCAAGTCATATACCGAGACTCACACTCTTGGTCCTAAAAGTATCGCACAGCTTCGACACAAAATG aaaaagaATGCCCCAGATGAGTCTGAACCATGTGATGCAGAGGTTTTTGTGAAAACTCGGACTCGTGATGCAGGACGCGAGTACAAGACCAGTactaaaacaatgaaaaagaaaatt gataaaattaacaaaaaaatcaattccgGGGAGGCTGCTGATGAAATGCTTTTGGATAAAGAGCATGGCCCGACTTGGCTCTTAGGGAGATGCAAGAAGCCGCAAAAACTATCAGCTGCTGCTCCAACGGATACATATGTCAAAGAATTGACAACAAAAATTAAGGAAGGCCTTGCTGCTGAAGTCGAGGAAAAAGTGAAGAAAATCCAAGAAGAGGTAGATGAGCAGGTAAACAGGAAGGTGCAACAAAATTTGGCATCGGTCCTTAAGAAACTTGGTGAAGCAAACCCGTTCACAATTGATGTTACAGAGCTGTGTGCACATGTGGCCAGTGACAATGACGATGGCACACCAATGACTAAAGGCACCAGCTTCTAG
- the LOC108195624 gene encoding lichenase — MRSKLPLMLFLLSSLGFFLQITSSGGLKAAVQPIGVCYGTFGNSQPPAREAVSLVQSVGIGRMRLYGPDHNALPALGNTNIEVTLGVPNDELEWVASSQDNANEWIQGNVQNYKQVKFRYIVVGNGISPVLDFKTSQYAPFLLPALQNIQSAIFAAGLQKRIKVTSAFDQTELLHQSFPPSQGELRTEIREFIDPIISLLVKNNAPILVNLHPYFDYIYKMPNNPIELASSKSKQDVRLQYALFQIPNKPLVQDGPLGYSNVFDAMVDSVYSALEKAGGSSLDIVVSEIGWPQASWSADNHIANNQNAATHNCWDLI; from the exons ATGCGATCAAAGTTGCCTCTGATGCTCTTTCTACTTTCCTCACTTGGCTTCTTCTTGCAGATCACTTCTTCAG GTGGCCTCAAAGCGGCAGTGCAGCCAATAGGTGTGTGTTATGGAACATTTGGTAACAGTCAGCCACCAGCCCGAGAAGCGGTGTCTCTTGTCCAATCTGTTGGAATAGGAAGGATGAGACTCTATGGCCCTGACCATAATGCTCTTCCAGCCCTTGGTAACACTAATATTGAAGTCACTCTTGGTGTCCCTAATGACGAACTTGAATGGGTGGCGTCCAGCCAAGATAATGCAAACGAGTGGATCCAAGGCAATGTCCAAAACTATAAACAAGTCAAGTTTAGGTATATTGTTGTTGGTAATGGAATAAGTCCAGTACTGGATTTCAAAACCTCCCAGTATGCACCATTCCTTCTTCCGGCCCTTCAAAACATTCAGAGTGCAATTTTTGCTGCTGGACTACAAAAGAGAATCAAAGTGACCTCTGCTTTTGATCAAACAGAGCTTCTTCACCAGTCTTTCCCACCATCACAGGGTGAATTGAGGACGGAGATTAGAGAATTTATTGACCCTATTATTAGTCTCTTGGTCAAGAACAATGCACCGATTCTAGTAAATCTTCACCCTTACTTTGACTACATCTACAAAATGCCAAATAATCCTATAGAGTTGGCATCTAGTAAGAGCAAGCAGGATGTACGACTTCAATACGCTCTGTTCCAGATTCCAAATAAACCTCTTGTACAAGACGGCCCACTTGGCTATAGTAATGTTTTCGATGCCATGGTAGATAGTGTATATTCTGCACTGGAGAAGGCCGGTGGATCCTCTTTGGACATCGTGGTCTCAGAAATTGGATGGCCCCAGGCTTCATGGTCTGCTGATAATCATATAGCCAATAATCAAAATGCAGCAACTCATAACTGTTGGGATTTAATCTAA
- the LOC108194237 gene encoding uncharacterized protein LOC108194237 isoform X1 yields the protein MGRGPTTRSRANVGSKTTEDGSDKEPTHHSVQPTTVANPLIEIPQADDGNGSMTAFLALRKRQQEEAKKEKEEKEKLEKERVEKKKALADASKKVVQESMPEIEEGDEEEVVVPYRPRGKTRMDKVHTRSFEQRIVIGMNELGQPITENDKVLSELSSFLGTLAKRCVPLTYVTWRKVPKNLKETMWNYVKARYIIPDELESWAIETIHASWRGYKCRTKAAHYTAFETDEIRLQNRPDDIPLERFKLLLEYWNDESIQDKARKNSNSRKSYTETHTLGPKSIAQLRHKMKKNAPDESEPCDAEVFVKTRTRDAGREYKTSTKTMKKKIDKINKKINSGEAADEMLLDKEHGPTWLLGRCKKPQKLSAAAPTDTYVKELTTKIKEGLAAEVEEKVKKIQEEVDEQVNRKVQQNLASVLKKLGEANPFTIDVTELCAHVASDNDDGTPMTKGTSF from the exons ATGGGACGTGGACCAACAACACGTTCTCGAGCCAATGTTGGAAGCAAGACAACTGAGGATGGAAGCGATAAGGAACCGACGCATCATTCGGTACAACCAACAACAGTTGCAAATCCATTAATTGAGATACCCCAAGCAGATGATGGAAATGGTTCAATGACTGCTTTTTTGGCTCTCCGGAAACGCCAACAAGAGGAagctaaaaaggaaaaagaagaaaaagaaaagctcGAAAAAGAAAGAGTTGAAAAGAAAAAAGCTCTTGCAGATGCAAGTAAAAAGGTTGTTCAAGAATCTATGCCTGAAATAGAAGAGGGCGATGAAGAAG AAGTTGTAGTTCCATACCGCCCAAGAGGAAAGACAAGAATGGATAAAGTTCATACAAGAAGTTTTGAGCAGAGAATTGTGATTGGGATGAATGAGCTGGGCCAACCCATAACAGAAAATGACAAGGTACTCTCTGAGCTGAGTAGCTTTTTGGGAACACTGGCCAAGCGATGTGTGCCACTGACTTATGTAACTTGGCGCAAAGTTCCTAAAAATTTGAAGGAAACTATGTGGAATTATGTCAAG GCCCGCTATATTATTCCCGATGAACTGGAAAGTTGGGCAATTGAGACAATTCATGCATCCTGGAGGGGGTATAAGTGTCGAACTAAGGCAGCGCATTATACAGCTTTTGAAACTGATGAAATTAGGCTACAAAATAGGCCTGATGATATTCCACTTGAGAGGTTCAAATTGCTGTTGGAATATTGGAATGATGAAAGTATTCAG GATAAAGCCAGGAAAAATTCAAATAGCCGCAAGTCATATACCGAGACTCACACTCTTGGTCCTAAAAGTATCGCACAGCTTCGACACAAAATG aaaaagaATGCCCCAGATGAGTCTGAACCATGTGATGCAGAGGTTTTTGTGAAAACTCGGACTCGTGATGCAGGACGCGAGTACAAGACCAGTactaaaacaatgaaaaagaaaatt gataaaattaacaaaaaaatcaattccgGGGAGGCTGCTGATGAAATGCTTTTGGATAAAGAGCATGGCCCGACTTGGCTCTTAGGGAGATGCAAGAAGCCGCAAAAACTATCAGCTGCTGCTCCAACGGATACATATGTCAAAGAATTGACAACAAAAATTAAGGAAGGCCTTGCTGCTGAAGTCGAGGAAAAAGTGAAGAAAATCCAAGAAGAGGTAGATGAGCAGGTAAACAGGAAGGTGCAACAAAATTTGGCATCGGTCCTTAAGAAACTTGGTGAAGCAAACCCGTTCACAATTGATGTTACAGAGCTGTGTGCACATGTGGCCAGTGACAATGACGATGGCACACCAATGACTAAAGGCACCAGCTTCTAG